Proteins found in one Amycolatopsis umgeniensis genomic segment:
- a CDS encoding catalase — protein sequence MPPKRQREQTEPANSESDAVLDRSAQAQRGNHLTTAQGVRLPDTDHSLKAGSRGPSLMEDFHLREKITHFDHERIPERVVHARGAAAHGTFRAYGTASSVTKAGFLEKDRETPVFVRFSTVLGSRGSADTVRDVRGFAVKFYTAEGNFDLVGNNMPVFFIQDGIKFPDVIHAGKPHPDREIPQAQTAHDTFWDFVSLHTEATHHVMWAMSDRGIPRSYRTMEGFGVHTFRLVNAEGETSLVKFHWKPVAGVHSLVWEEAQIAAGADPDFHRRDMADGIDAGAPLEFELGLQIMPDSEDETFEGIDLLDPTKLVPEELAEVQLVGKLTLDRNPTNYFAETEQVAFHTANLVPGIEVTDDPLMQARLFSYLDTQLTRLGGPNFTQLPINCPHAAVNDNLRDGMHQTLVHHGQAPYLPNSVDDALPTPATESEGAYVHRPIEVTGPKIRANPVSFDDHFSQATLFWKSLSGIEKVHVIEAFTFELGKCFAQTIQERVLGSLARVDAELCAAVAGGLGLPAPEGTADADVTPSPALSQIPAKPGPIAGRVIGVVATSGADLGGIGKLRRTVEAKGAILRVLAPAGGTLKRGRGRQPVARTFLTARSIEFDAVVVADGTAGLHDIKLTVLLQELFRHCKVIGAWGDGARVLTDAGIDVEAPGLVLADEIAKPFSTELIDAIGWHRVWERAEQVMND from the coding sequence ATGCCCCCGAAACGTCAGCGCGAGCAAACAGAACCCGCGAATTCCGAATCGGATGCGGTTCTCGACCGGTCCGCTCAGGCCCAGCGCGGGAACCACCTGACCACCGCTCAGGGAGTCCGGCTGCCGGACACCGATCACTCGTTGAAAGCCGGTTCACGGGGGCCGTCCTTGATGGAGGACTTCCACCTCCGCGAGAAGATCACCCATTTCGACCATGAGCGCATCCCGGAACGTGTGGTCCACGCACGAGGCGCCGCGGCCCACGGGACTTTCCGTGCCTACGGGACCGCCTCGTCGGTGACCAAGGCCGGTTTCCTGGAGAAAGACCGGGAAACCCCCGTTTTCGTACGGTTCTCCACGGTACTCGGCTCACGCGGGTCGGCGGACACCGTCCGAGACGTGCGCGGGTTCGCGGTGAAGTTCTACACCGCCGAGGGAAACTTCGACCTGGTCGGCAACAACATGCCGGTGTTCTTCATCCAGGACGGCATCAAGTTCCCCGACGTGATCCACGCGGGCAAACCCCATCCGGACCGGGAGATCCCGCAGGCGCAGACCGCGCACGACACCTTCTGGGATTTCGTTTCCCTGCACACCGAAGCCACGCATCACGTCATGTGGGCCATGTCCGATCGCGGGATCCCGCGGTCCTATCGGACGATGGAGGGCTTCGGGGTGCACACCTTCCGGCTGGTGAACGCCGAGGGTGAGACCAGCCTGGTGAAGTTCCACTGGAAACCGGTCGCCGGGGTGCACTCGCTGGTCTGGGAGGAAGCGCAGATCGCCGCGGGCGCCGACCCCGACTTCCATCGACGGGACATGGCCGACGGCATCGACGCCGGGGCGCCCTTGGAATTCGAACTCGGCCTGCAGATCATGCCGGACAGCGAGGACGAGACCTTCGAGGGCATCGACCTGCTCGACCCCACCAAGCTCGTCCCGGAGGAACTCGCCGAGGTCCAGCTGGTCGGCAAGCTCACCCTCGACCGGAATCCGACCAACTACTTCGCCGAGACCGAACAGGTCGCCTTCCACACCGCGAACCTGGTGCCGGGCATCGAGGTGACCGACGACCCGCTGATGCAAGCGAGGCTGTTCTCCTATTTGGACACTCAGCTCACCCGCCTCGGGGGACCCAACTTCACCCAGCTCCCGATCAACTGCCCGCACGCGGCCGTCAACGACAACCTGCGTGACGGGATGCACCAAACTCTCGTTCACCACGGGCAGGCGCCGTATCTGCCCAACAGCGTCGACGACGCTTTACCCACCCCCGCGACGGAATCCGAAGGAGCCTACGTCCACCGGCCGATCGAAGTCACGGGCCCGAAGATCAGGGCCAACCCGGTGTCGTTCGACGATCACTTCTCGCAGGCCACACTCTTCTGGAAGAGCCTTTCCGGGATCGAGAAGGTCCACGTGATCGAAGCGTTCACGTTCGAGCTCGGCAAGTGTTTCGCGCAGACGATCCAGGAACGGGTCCTCGGCTCGCTCGCCCGCGTCGACGCCGAACTGTGCGCGGCGGTCGCGGGCGGATTGGGTCTCCCCGCTCCCGAAGGCACGGCCGACGCGGACGTCACGCCGTCGCCCGCGCTGTCGCAGATCCCCGCGAAACCGGGCCCGATCGCGGGCCGCGTCATCGGCGTCGTGGCCACTTCCGGCGCCGATCTCGGAGGTATCGGCAAGCTCCGACGGACCGTCGAAGCCAAGGGCGCGATCCTGCGGGTGCTGGCACCCGCGGGCGGAACGCTGAAGCGGGGACGAGGGCGACAGCCCGTGGCGCGGACTTTCCTCACCGCTCGATCCATCGAGTTCGACGCGGTGGTGGTCGCGGACGGCACGGCGGGTCTGCACGACATCAAGCTGACCGTGTTGCTGCAGGAACTGTTCCGCCACTGCAAGGTGATCGGCGCGTGGGGCGACGGAGCGCGAGTGCTGACCGACGCGGGTATCGACGTCGAAGCACCGGGTCTGGTGCTCGCCGACGAAATCGCCAAACCGTTCTCGACCGAGCTGATCGACGCGATCGGATGGCACCGGGTCTGGGAGCGCGCCGAACAGGTCATGAACGACTGA
- a CDS encoding GAF and ANTAR domain-containing protein — protein MSSPDTDIGEGLEAAFGSLARTLQAEPDVDATLMAIVKAAVDHVTGAEEAGISLVERGRILTVAPTSEVVGTIDEVQYRTGQGPCVEAISAHQVFRTGDLTAECRWPAFSPEAAATGMRSMLAFRLFVNGGTLGSLNLYSRAIDAFSDRTERDGRVFASHAAIALRGAQTEANLHTALGNRDVIGMAKGILMERHGLDPVQAFRMLVDTSQATNLKLHHIATWLVEEHSRTKPRGGAR, from the coding sequence ATGTCCAGCCCTGACACTGACATAGGTGAGGGACTCGAGGCCGCTTTCGGCTCGCTAGCCCGCACCCTGCAGGCCGAACCTGACGTCGACGCGACACTCATGGCGATCGTCAAGGCGGCCGTGGATCACGTGACCGGCGCCGAAGAAGCCGGGATCTCCCTGGTCGAGCGAGGCCGGATCCTGACCGTCGCCCCCACCAGCGAGGTGGTGGGCACCATCGACGAGGTGCAGTACCGCACCGGGCAGGGCCCCTGCGTCGAGGCGATCTCGGCCCACCAGGTCTTCCGCACCGGCGACCTCACCGCCGAATGCCGTTGGCCCGCGTTCTCCCCTGAGGCCGCCGCGACCGGAATGCGTTCGATGCTGGCCTTCCGGCTGTTCGTCAACGGGGGCACCCTCGGCTCACTCAACCTCTACTCCCGCGCCATCGACGCGTTCAGCGACCGCACCGAACGGGACGGCCGCGTGTTCGCCTCCCACGCCGCGATCGCCCTGCGCGGCGCCCAGACCGAAGCGAATCTCCACACCGCGCTCGGAAATCGCGACGTCATCGGCATGGCCAAGGGGATTCTGATGGAACGGCACGGCCTCGATCCCGTCCAGGCGTTCCGGATGCTCGTCGATACGTCCCAAGCCACCAACCTGAAGCTGCATCACATCGCCACGTGGCTCGTCGAGGAACACTCCCGGACCAAGCCGCGCGGCGGCGCCCGCTGA
- a CDS encoding NAD-dependent epimerase/dehydratase family protein: MRIVITGASGNVGTALLHALGSGDDELVGVARRLPDTTAEPYRAASWWAADLGASDAEGSLIGLLEGADAVVHLAWAISPERGDPPMWRTNDHGTRHVLDAVVAAGVPHVVVLSSVAAYGPAPRWDKVTEDWPCDGIATSAYSRGKAALETLLDRFEESHPEIGVARLRPCAILQRRAAGEFERWLLGPAVPARIVGARWLPIPLWPELRAQAVHSADVAEAIRLVLASRFSGAVNLAVSEVLDADALTALLGGIRVPVPRPLMRVAAHAAWRTGALPLHPGWLDLADEAPLVDTTLAETALGWKPRYDAASVIAELVAGLRSGEGGASPPLAPTRGDGILRRLLSLARAKPSHQSQS, from the coding sequence GTGCGGATTGTGATCACCGGTGCCAGCGGTAATGTCGGGACAGCGCTTCTCCACGCCCTCGGATCCGGTGACGACGAGCTGGTCGGCGTGGCGAGGAGACTGCCCGACACCACGGCCGAGCCCTATCGCGCGGCGAGCTGGTGGGCAGCGGATCTCGGTGCGTCCGACGCCGAGGGCAGCCTGATCGGGCTGCTGGAAGGCGCGGACGCGGTCGTCCACCTCGCGTGGGCGATTTCGCCGGAGCGCGGTGACCCGCCGATGTGGCGCACGAACGACCACGGAACCCGGCACGTACTCGACGCGGTGGTGGCGGCCGGGGTCCCGCACGTGGTCGTGCTGTCGTCTGTGGCCGCATACGGACCTGCACCGCGCTGGGACAAGGTGACCGAGGACTGGCCGTGCGACGGCATCGCGACCAGCGCCTACAGCCGAGGCAAGGCCGCGCTGGAGACTCTGCTCGATCGGTTCGAGGAAAGCCACCCGGAGATCGGGGTGGCCCGGCTGCGGCCGTGCGCGATCCTGCAGCGACGAGCGGCGGGAGAGTTCGAGCGCTGGCTGCTCGGCCCGGCCGTACCCGCCCGGATCGTGGGCGCCCGCTGGTTGCCGATTCCGTTGTGGCCGGAGCTGCGGGCGCAAGCGGTACACAGCGCCGATGTCGCCGAAGCCATCCGCCTCGTGCTCGCGAGCCGCTTCTCCGGCGCCGTCAATCTGGCCGTGTCCGAAGTGCTGGACGCCGACGCGCTGACCGCCCTTCTCGGCGGGATCCGCGTCCCGGTGCCGAGACCGCTCATGCGCGTGGCGGCGCACGCCGCTTGGCGGACGGGAGCCTTGCCGCTGCACCCGGGCTGGCTGGATCTCGCCGACGAGGCGCCGCTCGTCGACACCACGCTCGCCGAAACCGCGCTGGGATGGAAACCCCGGTACGACGCGGCCAGTGTGATCGCCGAACTGGTCGCCGGACTCCGTTCGGGTGAAGGAGGGGCGAGCCCACCGCTCGCGCCGACGCGCGGTGACGGGATCCTGCGACGGCTTCTCTCCCTCGCCCGGGCGAAGCCGAGCCACCAATCACAATCTTGA
- a CDS encoding DUF2945 domain-containing protein — protein MAKVFHKGDRVRWNSHGGQAEGEVLKQITSDTEAGGRTVRASREEPQYLVRSDKSGGEAVHKPDALEKI, from the coding sequence ATGGCGAAGGTTTTTCACAAGGGAGACAGGGTCCGCTGGAACAGCCATGGCGGACAGGCCGAGGGCGAGGTCCTGAAGCAGATCACCAGCGATACCGAGGCGGGCGGACGTACCGTGCGTGCTTCTCGCGAGGAACCGCAGTACCTGGTGCGCAGCGACAAGAGCGGCGGCGAAGCGGTCCACAAGCCCGACGCGTTGGAGAAGATATGA
- a CDS encoding enoyl-CoA hydratase/isomerase family protein encodes MPARYGSEICMHHDAYATLRVSREAGIVRVTLDNPPVNVLDVALMTDLRRLLTTLRDDDSARVIVFDSADPEFFIAHVDMSLVDAPDAFDELAAEAPAGVNVFQALGELVRHQPQVTIVKLTGLARGGGAEFVTAADMAFAAIGTAGLGQIEALMGIVPGGGGTQYLAGRIGRNRTLEVVLGADLYDAQTAERYGWVNRALPADELDDVVDRLARNIAALPDGVVAAAKRAVAPADLIEGYRREHDAWADQFARPAAERLIRAGLAHGAQTRDGERDLEGLLRKLAV; translated from the coding sequence ATGCCTGCCAGGTACGGATCGGAGATCTGCATGCACCACGACGCCTACGCGACCCTGCGAGTGAGCCGCGAGGCCGGCATCGTCCGCGTCACCCTCGACAACCCACCCGTCAACGTCCTCGACGTCGCTCTCATGACAGACCTCCGGCGGCTGCTGACCACGCTGCGAGACGACGACTCGGCCCGGGTGATCGTGTTCGACAGCGCCGACCCGGAGTTCTTCATCGCCCATGTCGACATGTCCCTGGTCGACGCGCCGGACGCCTTCGACGAACTCGCGGCCGAGGCGCCCGCGGGCGTCAACGTCTTCCAAGCACTGGGGGAACTGGTACGGCACCAGCCGCAGGTGACGATCGTCAAGCTCACCGGCCTGGCGCGCGGCGGAGGTGCGGAATTCGTCACGGCCGCGGACATGGCGTTCGCGGCGATCGGCACCGCCGGACTCGGCCAGATCGAGGCCCTCATGGGCATAGTGCCCGGCGGCGGGGGCACCCAGTACCTCGCCGGCCGGATCGGCCGCAATCGCACTTTGGAGGTGGTGCTCGGCGCCGACCTGTACGACGCGCAGACCGCCGAACGCTACGGCTGGGTCAACCGGGCACTCCCCGCCGACGAGCTCGACGACGTCGTCGACCGCCTGGCCCGCAACATCGCCGCACTGCCCGATGGCGTGGTCGCCGCGGCGAAACGCGCCGTCGCCCCCGCCGATCTGATCGAGGGCTACCGGCGAGAACACGACGCCTGGGCGGACCAGTTCGCCCGGCCCGCGGCCGAACGGTTGATCCGAGCCGGTCTGGCCCACGGCGCCCAGACCCGCGACGGCGAACGCGATCTGGAGGGCTTGCTCCGCAAGCTGGCCGTCTGA
- a CDS encoding winged helix-turn-helix transcriptional regulator, whose amino-acid sequence MATPGTDADTGTVYRADCPSRPILDQIADKWSMMAMDVLETPRRFNDIKRRLGGVTQRVLTQTLRRLERNGMIERRVLPTSPVGVEYSLTPLGESLREPFGRLYDWTVAHTDEIQKCQQGYDQRLRSEQS is encoded by the coding sequence ATGGCCACTCCTGGCACCGACGCGGACACCGGCACCGTCTACCGGGCCGACTGCCCCAGCCGCCCGATTCTCGACCAGATCGCCGACAAATGGTCGATGATGGCGATGGACGTCCTCGAAACGCCTCGCCGGTTCAACGACATCAAACGCCGCCTCGGCGGCGTGACCCAGCGGGTCCTGACCCAGACCCTGCGCCGCCTGGAACGCAACGGGATGATCGAGCGGCGGGTGCTGCCGACTTCACCGGTCGGGGTGGAGTACTCCCTCACCCCGCTCGGCGAATCCCTTCGGGAGCCGTTCGGCCGGCTGTACGACTGGACGGTCGCCCACACCGACGAAATCCAAAAGTGCCAGCAAGGCTACGACCAGCGTCTCCGCTCTGAACAATCCTAG
- a CDS encoding acyl-CoA dehydrogenase family protein, with the protein MKTLLEPSAPENLPEPRTIETITAMVRLLMANGVLDLPRPGDGDTWGRWTTLAGLGRRDLVLGRIAEGHTDALAILAEAGREPVPGALYGVWAARSGGTGAVVTNGSLGGTVRFCSGAQVLDRALVVADYEDGPPILLEVGLDEPGIQALPETWQAIGMDASDSGDVHFDQVPVTAAQIVGGPGWYVSRPGFALGGAGVAAVWLGGCAAVVDSVMAYLRARGAADDHQLAHLGALHTAIHQADALLVRTAGLIDGDGEENSVSLNGLCRAAVERAAREVLDKAPEITGPTALCRDLRFSRQLADLMVYVRQHHGARDLAALGAEVMKDGRL; encoded by the coding sequence ATGAAAACCTTGCTCGAGCCCTCGGCTCCGGAAAACCTTCCGGAGCCGAGGACCATCGAGACCATCACCGCCATGGTGCGGCTGCTGATGGCGAACGGAGTACTCGACCTGCCCCGTCCCGGCGATGGCGACACGTGGGGCCGCTGGACCACACTCGCCGGGCTCGGACGTCGTGATCTCGTCCTCGGCCGGATCGCGGAAGGCCATACCGACGCCCTCGCGATCCTGGCCGAGGCCGGGCGCGAACCCGTACCGGGCGCGCTGTACGGCGTTTGGGCCGCCCGCTCGGGCGGTACCGGCGCGGTCGTGACGAACGGATCCCTCGGCGGCACCGTCCGTTTCTGTTCCGGTGCCCAGGTCCTCGATCGTGCCCTGGTCGTGGCGGACTACGAAGACGGTCCGCCGATCCTGCTGGAAGTCGGCCTGGACGAGCCGGGAATCCAGGCACTGCCGGAGACGTGGCAGGCGATCGGCATGGACGCCTCCGACAGCGGTGACGTCCACTTCGACCAGGTGCCGGTGACCGCGGCCCAGATCGTCGGCGGGCCGGGCTGGTACGTGTCCCGGCCGGGGTTCGCTCTGGGCGGGGCGGGTGTCGCGGCCGTGTGGCTCGGCGGCTGCGCGGCCGTCGTGGACTCGGTGATGGCCTACCTGCGGGCTCGCGGCGCGGCGGACGACCACCAGCTCGCCCACCTCGGCGCGCTCCACACCGCGATTCACCAAGCCGACGCGCTGCTGGTGCGGACGGCGGGCCTGATCGACGGCGACGGAGAAGAGAATTCGGTGTCGCTGAACGGACTCTGCCGGGCCGCGGTCGAACGAGCGGCCAGAGAGGTGCTCGACAAGGCGCCCGAGATCACCGGGCCGACCGCACTCTGCCGCGACCTGCGGTTCTCGCGGCAGTTGGCCGACTTGATGGTCTACGTGCGACAGCATCACGGCGCCCGCGATCTCGCGGCCTTGGGCGCCGAGGTGATGAAGGACGGGCGGCTGTGA
- a CDS encoding bifunctional PIG-L family deacetylase/class I SAM-dependent methyltransferase gives MTVGPIRGEEGWRDLPPFPPFPAEDVRKVCVVAAHPDDETLGVSGLLQRLHARGAEIRLVVATDGEAAFPGSSGALRRALGARRREELREALRCQGMDDVEPVWAGLPDSGLADHEAELSEVVREAAAGSELCLAPWPDDPHPDHQVAGRAAFAAAPLGAHRWSYPIWLWHGVSPDDPAIPWARATEFRLDDTAATVKAEAIQAYRSQSEPGPSGEEPILTAETLEYFARDREILFHEPRTASTPVSRFETLYREPDPWTMDSWYERRKRTVALAALPRERYGVAVEPACGTGALTVELATRCEKVLAFDPVPAALSAARERASHLSTVDLSTGELPGDLTGPADLVVLSEILYYLSEADLTATLDRTVAALRPGGQVLAVHWRPQAPDAPHHGAEVHERLRTHPGLRGLVAHNEDDFLVDVLARR, from the coding sequence GTGACCGTGGGTCCGATTCGCGGCGAGGAGGGCTGGCGGGACCTGCCACCGTTCCCGCCGTTTCCGGCCGAAGACGTCCGCAAGGTCTGTGTGGTCGCCGCGCATCCGGATGACGAGACCTTGGGTGTTTCGGGCCTCCTCCAGCGGTTGCACGCCCGTGGAGCGGAGATCCGGCTGGTCGTCGCCACCGACGGGGAGGCCGCGTTCCCCGGCTCGTCGGGCGCCCTGCGCCGGGCTCTCGGCGCACGCCGCCGCGAGGAGCTGCGGGAGGCGTTGCGGTGCCAGGGTATGGACGACGTCGAACCGGTGTGGGCGGGTCTGCCCGATTCGGGGCTGGCCGATCACGAAGCCGAACTGTCCGAAGTGGTGCGTGAGGCCGCGGCGGGCAGCGAACTCTGTTTGGCACCCTGGCCGGACGACCCCCATCCGGATCACCAGGTGGCGGGCAGGGCCGCGTTCGCCGCCGCGCCGCTGGGCGCGCACCGGTGGTCCTACCCGATCTGGCTCTGGCACGGTGTATCGCCGGACGATCCCGCGATCCCCTGGGCGCGGGCGACGGAATTCCGGCTCGACGACACGGCCGCGACGGTCAAGGCCGAGGCGATCCAGGCCTACCGGTCACAGTCGGAGCCCGGGCCCTCGGGCGAGGAACCGATCCTCACGGCGGAGACGCTGGAGTATTTCGCGCGGGACAGGGAGATCTTGTTCCATGAGCCGCGCACGGCGTCGACCCCGGTGAGCCGGTTCGAGACGCTGTACCGCGAACCCGACCCGTGGACGATGGACAGCTGGTACGAGCGTCGCAAAAGGACGGTCGCGCTGGCCGCCCTGCCGCGCGAGCGGTACGGCGTCGCCGTCGAACCGGCGTGCGGAACGGGAGCCCTGACGGTGGAGCTGGCCACACGATGCGAAAAGGTCCTCGCGTTCGACCCGGTACCGGCTGCCCTGTCGGCCGCCCGGGAACGCGCCTCCCATCTGTCCACGGTGGACTTGTCCACGGGTGAGCTGCCGGGCGACCTGACCGGCCCGGCGGATCTGGTGGTGTTGAGCGAAATCCTCTACTACCTGAGCGAAGCGGACCTGACGGCGACACTCGATCGCACCGTGGCGGCGCTGCGCCCGGGCGGGCAGGTGCTGGCCGTGCACTGGCGCCCGCAGGCCCCGGACGCGCCGCATCACGGAGCCGAAGTCCACGAACGGCTGCGCACGCATCCGGGTCTGCGCGGCCTGGTCGCGCACAACGAAGACGACTTCCTGGTCGACGTCCTGGCCCGCCGTTGA
- a CDS encoding peptidase inhibitor family I36 protein translates to MSRKFRLTTLLAAGVALAATMVAPATAMAAPSCTSDLCLWSGINYTGTKSTAGYFDKNTHCYPDKHYNSAISRTGYSIRMYNGSSCNGPSFVLGPGKQVAKTQFVVHSFRRA, encoded by the coding sequence ATGAGTCGCAAATTTCGCCTGACGACCCTGCTGGCCGCCGGCGTCGCCCTCGCGGCAACGATGGTCGCGCCCGCCACCGCGATGGCCGCGCCGAGTTGCACCTCGGACCTGTGCCTGTGGTCGGGGATCAACTACACCGGCACGAAGAGCACGGCCGGGTATTTCGACAAGAACACCCACTGCTACCCGGACAAGCACTACAACTCCGCGATCAGCCGCACCGGCTACAGCATCCGGATGTACAACGGCTCCTCGTGCAACGGCCCCTCGTTCGTACTCGGGCCGGGCAAGCAGGTCGCCAAGACCCAGTTCGTGGTGCACAGCTTCCGCCGCGCCTGA
- a CDS encoding SAVMC3_10250 family protein gives MRELIYVSEAKLQQLLPYLSGWAGKVFRDMDAEVKTPLGGVKIGKSAKPPKPSLAAAISTLESSSRAPKWFADPAVRPGQWVHFEAPLSYGVTRDGASVFFIDPNESSDDYPTGGSLRLLLHGTANHLLGSPDKHLYEVKSNSRWSVDTLFGLVHEQRETGHQLDDRAAFDTGGPTENHRSNRDELRAVTSLANSLATDYTAAWMAGYARITAVFPGRRPDDDRTATVLAATPLYVEYIDPPADSGF, from the coding sequence GTGCGTGAGCTGATCTATGTTTCCGAGGCCAAACTCCAGCAACTGTTGCCTTATCTGTCCGGCTGGGCAGGCAAGGTTTTTCGGGACATGGACGCCGAGGTGAAGACGCCGCTGGGTGGCGTGAAGATCGGCAAGTCAGCCAAGCCGCCCAAGCCCAGCCTCGCAGCGGCTATCTCGACCTTGGAGTCCTCGTCACGGGCACCGAAGTGGTTCGCGGATCCCGCGGTGCGCCCAGGACAATGGGTGCACTTCGAAGCTCCCTTGAGCTATGGCGTGACGAGAGACGGGGCTTCGGTGTTCTTCATAGACCCGAACGAGTCGAGCGACGATTACCCCACCGGCGGCAGTTTGCGGCTGTTGTTGCACGGCACGGCGAACCATCTGCTCGGCTCCCCGGACAAGCATCTGTATGAGGTCAAGTCCAACTCCCGTTGGAGTGTCGACACTCTGTTCGGCCTTGTGCACGAGCAGCGGGAGACCGGGCATCAACTCGACGACAGGGCCGCTTTCGACACCGGAGGGCCGACCGAAAATCACCGTTCGAACCGCGACGAGCTGCGAGCGGTGACGTCGCTCGCCAACTCTCTGGCCACCGACTACACGGCGGCGTGGATGGCAGGGTACGCACGCATCACCGCCGTCTTCCCCGGCCGGCGGCCCGACGATGATCGAACCGCCACGGTACTGGCCGCCACACCGTTGTACGTGGAGTACATCGATCCCCCTGCCGACAGCGGCTTTTGA
- a CDS encoding DUF3140 domain-containing protein, with protein MSDVRQDFGDAVNMTAAELGKWLDTRESKEAGQHDDGGESVGHASGRRIVTLLRKKKADLSPDDEEHMRKVVGYIHRHLAQRPSGDVRDTKWRHSLKNWGHDPCG; from the coding sequence ATGAGCGACGTCCGTCAAGACTTCGGCGACGCGGTCAACATGACCGCCGCCGAACTCGGGAAATGGCTCGATACGCGCGAATCCAAAGAGGCGGGCCAGCACGACGACGGCGGAGAATCGGTCGGTCATGCTTCGGGCCGCCGGATCGTCACACTTTTGCGCAAGAAGAAGGCGGATCTCTCACCGGACGACGAGGAGCACATGCGGAAGGTGGTGGGCTACATCCACCGGCATCTCGCGCAGCGGCCGTCGGGCGACGTGCGAGACACGAAGTGGCGCCATTCGCTGAAGAACTGGGGTCACGACCCGTGCGGGTGA
- a CDS encoding glycosyltransferase family 2 protein — protein sequence MGVLIPARDEATELPACLSALRGALRELSPELERRVCVVADRCHDLTAELARGSGADVLVNTRDLTIGEIRALGARHLSRGLNHHTSSRTLLLSTDADTVVGRDWAVRHVRRADAGWDAVAGTANLDTELAAMVRPRYEALLRDARNPAGHGNVYGANLSIRASSYDAVGGFLPIRTAEDHDLWRRLARAGFRLAYADEARVTTSARLNGRAPDGLSARLRALAGTA from the coding sequence GTGGGCGTGCTGATTCCGGCACGCGACGAGGCCACCGAGCTCCCCGCCTGCCTGAGTGCGCTGCGCGGCGCCCTCCGGGAGCTGTCGCCGGAACTGGAGCGGCGGGTGTGCGTGGTGGCCGACCGCTGCCACGACCTGACCGCGGAACTGGCCCGCGGCTCGGGGGCGGACGTCCTCGTCAACACCCGCGATCTGACGATCGGCGAGATCCGCGCGCTCGGTGCCCGGCACCTGTCACGCGGATTGAATCATCACACCTCCTCCCGCACTCTCCTGCTGAGCACGGACGCGGACACCGTCGTCGGCCGCGACTGGGCGGTCCGGCACGTGCGCAGAGCGGACGCGGGCTGGGACGCCGTGGCGGGCACCGCGAACCTGGACACCGAACTGGCGGCCATGGTCCGGCCACGGTACGAGGCCCTGCTCAGGGACGCCCGGAACCCGGCGGGCCACGGGAACGTCTACGGAGCGAATCTCTCGATCCGAGCGAGTTCGTACGACGCCGTGGGCGGCTTCCTCCCGATCCGGACCGCCGAGGACCACGACCTCTGGCGCCGCCTCGCCCGCGCGGGCTTCCGCCTGGCCTACGCCGACGAAGCGAGAGTGACGACGAGCGCACGGCTGAACGGCCGCGCCCCGGACGGGCTTTCCGCGCGCCTTCGGGCGCTGGCCGGGACGGCCTGA